One window of the Conexibacter sp. SYSU D00693 genome contains the following:
- a CDS encoding VOC family protein, whose amino-acid sequence MSMWGERQDEPQRMRLLGLHHVTAIVADLDRTVAFYRDVLGLSLVQEGANDDDPDARHFWFGDAQGTPGTLVSFMEYPSMDEGREGRGATHHFAFAVGSAAELDAWRDWLRSRDVPCSEVFERGRFRSIYFRDPDGHLLEVATR is encoded by the coding sequence ATGAGCATGTGGGGCGAGCGCCAGGACGAGCCGCAGCGCATGCGGCTGCTCGGCCTGCACCACGTGACGGCGATCGTCGCGGACCTCGACCGGACCGTCGCCTTCTACCGCGACGTGCTCGGACTGAGCCTCGTGCAGGAGGGCGCCAACGACGACGACCCCGACGCGCGCCACTTCTGGTTCGGCGACGCGCAGGGCACGCCCGGGACGCTGGTCTCCTTCATGGAGTACCCGTCCATGGACGAGGGCCGCGAGGGCCGGGGCGCCACGCACCACTTCGCCTTCGCCGTGGGGTCCGCGGCGGAGCTCGACGCCTGGCGCGACTGGCTGCGCTCGCGCGACGTCCCGTGCTCGGAGGTCTTCGAGCGCGGGCGCTTCCGGTCGATCTACTTCCGCGACCCCGACGGCCACCTGCTCGAGGTCGCGACGCGCTAG